A stretch of Mesoplodon densirostris isolate mMesDen1 chromosome 7, mMesDen1 primary haplotype, whole genome shotgun sequence DNA encodes these proteins:
- the LOC132494181 gene encoding LOW QUALITY PROTEIN: olfactory receptor 51I2-like (The sequence of the model RefSeq protein was modified relative to this genomic sequence to represent the inferred CDS: inserted 4 bases in 3 codons; substituted 1 base at 1 genomic stop codon) has translation MTDFMHYRRKINRKAIVFKVVPGKCDCILEGDKLKGGYDHCLLLVHTDQGPGRVFAFCFPMTWKRFQEEGLWVLGELSQLVEVVAGSPCHVRPPGLRLKRSPLSEELICAPRILLSQSFANISFFQPPAFLMIGIXGLEAIHGWISIPFSPMYTAALTGNYLILLAVRRTPNLHQPMYYFLSILVVTVVGLTLSTMPTTLAVLSFDHXLIGFSACLVQMFFLHSFSMVESSLLLAMSFDHFVAISNPLRYAAVLTINVIIRMGLVIVTRATLHXNFCLGNNVLSHSFFFHPDVMRRACADITINILYGFYVVLSPGGIDSLLIVLSYTLILPTILGLATPRELXRALNTCVSHILAVCVFFIPGITMSMIHHFGRHLLPIVHAFVAYVYLLVPPVLNPIIYSVKSKSIREAMLRVLRGKCQS, from the exons ATGACTGATTTTATGCACTACAGGAGGAAGATCAACAGAAAAGCCATAGTTTTCAAAGTTGTCCCTGGAAAATGTGATTGCATCCTAGAAGGTGACAAACTAAAGGGGGGTTATGACCATTGCTTATTGCTTGTTCACACAGACCAGGGTCCTGGGAGAGTGTTTGCATTTTGTTTCCCAATGACCTGGAAACGCTTCCAGGAGGAGGGCCTCTGGGTGCTTGGGGAGCTGAGTCAACTCGTAGAGGTAGTTGCAGGCAGCCCCTGCCATGTGAGACCTCCAGGTCTCAG ATTGAAGAGGTCCCCTCTCTCTGAAGAACTCATCTGTGCCCCAAGGATACTCCTTTCCCAGTCCTTTGCCAACATCTCCTTCTTCCAGCCACCTGCTTTCCTAATGATTGGCAT AGGGCTGGAGGCCATTCATGGCTGGATCTCCATCCCCTTCTCCCCCATGTACACTGCGGCCCTCACTGGAAACTACCTGATCCTCTTGGCTGTGAGGAGGACCCCCAACCTGCACCAGCCCATGTACTACTTCCTGTCCATACTGGTGGTCACCGTTGTGGGCCTCACCTTGTCCACAATGCCCACCACCCTGGCTGTGCTCTCGTTTGACCATTAGCTCATTGGCTTCAGTGCCTGCTTGGTCCAAATGTTCTTCCTCCACTCTTTCTCCATGGTGGAGTCCTCATTGCTCCTGGCCATGTCATTTGACCACTTTGTGGCCATCTCTAACCCCCTGCGCTATGCAGCTGTCCTCACAATCAATGTCATCATCAGGATGGGGCTGGTCATTGTGACCCGTGCTACCTTGC AAAACTTCTGCCTTGGCAATAATGTCTTGTCTCACTCattctttttccatcctgatGTGATGAGAAGAGCCTGTGCTGACATCACCATAAACATCCTCTATGGGTTCTATGTGGTACTGTCCCCAGGGGGCATAGATTCTCTGCTCATTGTCCTGTCCTACACTCTCATCCTGCCCACGATCCTGGGGCTGGCCACTCCCAGGGAGC ATCGGGCCCTCAACACCTGTGTCTCCCATATCCTGGCTGTCTGTGTCTTCTTTATTCCAGGTATCACCATGTCCATGATCCACCATTTTGGGAGGCACCTTCTCCCCATTGTACATGCCTTTGTTGCCTATGTGTACCTGCTGGTGCCCCCTGTGCTCAACCCCATCATCTACAGTGTCAAGTCCAAGTCCATCAGGGAGGCCATGCTCAGGGTCCTGAGGGGGAAATGTCAGAGTTGA
- the LOC132493814 gene encoding olfactory receptor 51E2, protein MSACNFTHTTFVLIGIPGLEEAHFWIGFPLLSMYAVAVFGNCIVVFIVRMERSLHVPMYLFLCMLAAIDLALSTSTMPKILALFWFDSREITFEACITQMFFIHALSAIESTILLAMAFDRYIAICHPLRHAAVLNNRVTAQIGLVAVAQGSLFFIPLPLLIKRLAFCQCNVLSHSYCVHQDVMKLAYADTLPNVVYGLTAILVVMGVDALFISLSYFLILRTVLQLPSKSERAKAFGTCVSHIGVVLTFYVPLIGLSVVHRFGNSLDPTVHILMGDVYLLLPPVINPIIYGAKTKQIRTRVLAVFKISCDKDFQAVGGR, encoded by the coding sequence ATGAGTGCCTGCAACTTCACACATACCACCTTTGTGCTTATTGGTATCCCAGGACTAGAAGAAGCTCATTTCTGGATCGGCTTCCCCCTGCTTTCTATGTATGCCGTGGCAGTGTTTGGAAACTGCATCGTGGTCTTCATCGTAAGGATGGAGCGTAGCCTGCACGTTCCCATGTACCTCTTTCTCTGCATGCTGGCAGCCATCGACCTGGCCTTGTCCACATCCACCATGCCCAAGATCCTAGCCCTCTTCTGGTTTGATTCCCGGGAGATTACCTTTGAAGCCTGTATAACCCAGATGTTCTTTATTCATGCTCTCTCAGCCATTGAGTCCACCATCCTGCTGGCCATGGCTTTTGACCGTTATATAGCCATCTGCCACCCACTGCGCCATGCCGCAGTGCTCAACAATAGAGTGACAGCCCAGATCGGCTTGGTGGCCGTGGCCCAGGGGTCCCTCTTTTTCATCCCACTGCCTCTGCTCATCAAACGGCTAGCCTTCTGCCAATGCAACGTGCTCTCACATTCCTATTGTGTGCACCAGGATGTAATGAAGTTGGCCTATGCAGACACATTGCCCAATGTGGTCTATGGTCTTACTGCCATTCTGGTGGTCATGGGTGTGGATGCCCTGTTCATCTCTTTGTCCTATTTTCTGATTCTACGAACAGTTCTGCAGCTGCCTTCCAAGTCAGAACGGGCCAAGGCCTTTGGAACCTGTGTGTCACACATTGGTGTGGTACTGACCTTCTATGTGCCTCTCATTGGCCTCTCAGTGGTGCACCGCTTTGGAAACAGCCTTGATCCCACTGTGCATATTCTCATGGGTGATGTCTATCTACTTCTGCCTCCAGTGATCAATCCCATCATTTATGGTGCCAAGACCAAACAGATCAGAACTCGGGTGTTAGCTGTGTTTAAGATCAGCTGTGACAAGGACTTTCAGGCTGTGGGAGGCAGGTGA